The sequence caaatgTCTCTAAATGGAGACACAcaatcaaaacataaaacacaatTTAGTTCTCATAAAAGTAATCAAATTAGAACAACAAAGTTGAATCATAACAAGTGTGGGGGGATGAacttgattttgggttgaggCCTAAAGGCCCAAGAGATCGTACTTTAAGAGATGGGTCAAGCCCAAAAATGTAGATAGAAGTAAGGACTTTTGAGGAATAAAAGGCAACTCCCCGAAATAGGTCTTGTGGAGATTTGAGTTAGCCACCATTATTGAGGCTCTTATTCGAGGTAATAAGTAGGACTTATCCTACGATGAATACGTAAGGGACCATGAGTAACCAACTCTCTTTTTGGTCTGAGATGCCATCATTGCCAGACTTTCTTCAGGAAACATCCTAAAAGGATAAGGACCACAGAGGTAGTCACCTTCGCATTAATGAGATGTTTTTTACCTAAACTCTTCCACATTAAATGTAGATAGACTAGCTTGAATAGTGTACAAACCCCCAAAAGTCCTATTTTATGATGAAAGGGAGGCAGAACAGAGGGGGGATGTGACAAGAATCCAGAAAATACGGCTGGAAGCAGGCCAGCTGGGGAGATAAGGGAGGGAAATTCTACCTCATAGTTAGttcttataaattaattgtgcGAGTCAACTACTTAGCCATTGTAATCTACTACAGTGTTTGTATTGGCTCACCcacaacaagaagaagaaaaaagacaaagaatCCGATTTGACCCAAGTTTggaaatcaaacaattaaaaatgtttcacaaatttatttttgcattgATAAATTTGTGGGTACAATTCTTTGCAATTAAATTCTATTACAACAAAATAATCCTCTGATTCAATCTCCTTGAAAAAGTCTTTGATTCAAATGTTATGCCAATGCAATTTTGATTCGAACACAAATGTCTTCCACCTTTGTTGGAAGATTGATTGAAGATCTTTGTaatagaattacaatgaatttCTGACCATGCACTtattagaaattctttgttctttgtattcttcgaatgttctttgtgttcAAAGATTTGtggttgaaattttttgggacTTTAAAGGCTTGAATCCAATGAAATTTTGATGAATTaaagtttttaaagtttttggaGGCTTTAGAACTTGATCCCAATAGAACTCTAAGAACTGGAAGAATGATTTGGATGAATGttcttcattttcaaaaatttgtagTGGAAGTTCTTTAGTACTTTGGAGGCTTGAATTTGTAGAGGTTTACTAATTTGTAGTTTCTCGGAGTTTCTAAAggctttgagcttgattccagtgaatGTTGAGATCTAGGAGGATGATTTGAATCATTTCACTTCGAATGCTCTTTGTATTCGAAAGTGAAAGTTCTTGGAGGTTTTAGAGTTTTATTCTAGGAGAGTTTCAAGGCTTTTGAATGCGTTTTCATAAGACTAAGGAGGACCTTTATTGATAAGAGTCTTAAGAAGGTTTGAAGACACATGATTGGTTCTCATTGATGACACGTGTCGTGATTTAAATGGAAAGACTTTGTCTTTCATAAGATTGAGGAGGACTTCTAGCCAAAGTGTCTTAATTTTAAGataaatgatatgtctacaatattttcacaacaaatcctaagtggcagatTATtgctagttgttattgttggggtaaaaatcttagtgttaggttcaaatttgaaccaataacaactaatcatctgtgatttgttataaaaatgttgtggaagTAGCATCTTTCTAATTTTAAACAACACATGGCAATTTTTAGTTAGACTActtatgtcatttaaaattaaaatatcaacaTGTGTTGATGTGTgatttatttttaggttttcacAATGACTTGATAAATTTCCATTGCTCTCTGATAATAAAAATGAGACCCGCTAAGTCACACAAGCCAACTTGTATAATTGTTGGGAATgaataaaagaagaataaaaaaataaaattaaaaaaatgataaaaagtctgttagaaaatgtaattgaaaaagtagatagacaaaagaaaaaaataactaatgaCACTCCAAATAATACCAAAATGTAAAAAGTGTGGTGGAGATGGCCGATTAAAGATCATCAAGTCCAACTaaagagaaatcaaaagaaGTTAGCAATTTTATCCACCACACCAGATCTCTTTTCCACTCGGACCCATAAGTTAAGTTCTCTTCTTTCCCccaataataatattgtttgctTAACAGCCGAACgatgttttctatttttgtttggttttgagtAATTTTTGTAGGTACTGTCCCATTAGTTTTCAAAAAGGTGCTCTTGGAAGTTGGAATAGAGTTTTGGGTTGGGCTTCAAACGATTTTGGGCCtacctaaaaacaaaaaaaagcctCAAAGATGATAAGTTAGCTGCTTgtcatgtttttaacattttatttaggttaaaatgtaaaattaactcattaactttttttagattttatttcagtttttaactttagttttattcatttcaatcttttaagtatcaaatttattcaattaaggtctTTTCGTTAActtttgttaagatttttaaaaacaaaatgtgaaaaatattttttaatcattaattaaatttttttaatttaaaaaatttataaaattaaaaaattaatcacaacatttaataaaaattgatgaaaaaacttaattcaataaacttgaaagttagaagattaaaatgaccaaaaacaaaattaaagagactgaaatgaaatttaaagaaagGGGAGAGTggagactttttattttattttttttgactttGAAGTTTAAAGTATTGTTAGAGTCAAGAGTTGTAGAGCGAGAGAGTTGGATTGGGAACAGTTCAGTTAGATAAGAAAAGATCAAATcaactctttttctctttgattctCAATGGCATCAACATCGACATCGACATCGACGTCGTGTCCGCTGAACGACGTCGTCGCAGCAAATTCTCCCCCAAACTCCCCAAATTCCTCTTCCTCCACTCGCAAGGTCAGTCACACTCACACTCTGGACCCTTTGCCTGCCTTCAATTCATAACATAATACAGCTACTACTGCTGctgctactactactactacgcTACCTTTCAATAATGTTCAATGACACTTGTGTTCTCTTCATCATCCTATAATTTCGTTACTTTTTCTTGCTTCGGAAACTTTTTAGCATTTTACAACCTACACACCTAGTAAGGTACAGCAGACTCTCACAcgtcatttttattaaaattttaattttgataaaaaaaaaacctagttcAATCTGgttttaaactcaattttgaaGTAGTTTAGGTTTGTTTGCAATTTTGGTTTTAAGGAtgtctaaataaaaaaataaatatggttGAACAAGTTACAAATTTGTATGAGACTCTATGTATGTATAGTATAATTTTATGTTCAATTAAACGGTTGACTTAAGAAGGACTGTCCGTAGCTTAAGTAAAAGATAGATTTGCATAATGGTACAAAGAGTTgcccacttattttttatttttggtttcaaactcgtattttttattttggggtatctagaaaaaagagaaaactaataGGATTGGTAGTGGAGATCAAGATAGAACTTTTACCACATTGAAATCTTACAATATCTAGGAGAAATTTAAATTTCCTAACGATTTGGAAGGtagaaaaccaaaatttaacACCTAGTTTCTTTGGTATGGACTATGtactctaaattttttatatcaaatcTTGTAACTGTTTTGGGAAGATTTTGTAATATAATATGGTGTATTTGAtctaacaatttttaaaaaattataatgaaattaGAAAACTTTAATATGTGTTATAGTGCATTCCATTTTACACTTTAATGATTTATGTTCATTGTATTATTATATGTTAaaatcttttaatattttaaaaatggacTCCATAGCTCCACCATGTACATGCAAGTATTTGACTCAATTCAAATAGCGCATGATTTATATAAAACTTAACTTGCATTACTGCAGTTCCAATCTTGACTCACATTCTCGTGTCTAAGAATTTCTAATGGAGCATTTTAGATGGATTGTTTGATTCTAGTATTTCGCTCACTCTTAAGTTTCTACAAGAGACAAAAAGGAACCACACTCCAAGCTTTAGAGTTTCTGTGATGAACAGAGCTGAACTTGTATCCATTTATGCCCTGTGTTAATATATAGTACATGAAACTTTAATGCCTACAGCATTGACTCCTGCATTTTGTCAGGCTTGCTATGCTGTTCTCCAGAGTTGGGTCTCACAGAAGTTTATAACTGGATGGTAATAAGCATAATAATGGATCCATCCAATCTTTCGTGGAcctttctgttttctttttaaaaatatatgtgtgtgtgtgtgtatatatatatatatattgttaatcTTTCTGAACAAACTTTGGTTTTGAATGGTGAACTTGTAGTGTGGTTCTCTTTCCTGTTGCTGTTACATTCTTCATCACATGGTGGTTCATTCAGTTTGTTGATGGTTTCTTCAGTCCAACATATGCCAGGCTTGGCATTGACTTATTTGGTAAGAGTTTATAACCccaattcaatatttttttcttctgtttggGGCTTTGACAGTGAATgcttattgttgttgaattGTTGTCTGCTTTTATCTGGACATTTTCtagaggaaaatttttttttggtgttggagACTGAATTTGTTTATGACACGCATATGATCAGCCCTCAGCATTCCTTTGAATAATAGAAAATGctgcattattttttggaaGTCTCTTACTAGTCAAAGTTGATATCCAATTGTTGACACAAGAGTGTCCAATAAAGAGCCAACAGACCCAACAACCCTTGTTGTCTTACAAGCCTAAATAGAGGAATCTCGGTTTGGACTTGGAGGCCCAAATCTACCCCAATTATCTGTAGCTGGTCCTACTAGTCAAAGCCCATTAAAGGCTGATCCTACAACATTTAATTGATCAATCTTGATGACCCTATTGCGTTTATTTACTCAGTCTTGAAATATGCTGATTGTGGGAAATACcatatcatttattttcattcttattttatatatatgttaatgtAATTGGAATGGGAATTAGAGAAAGTGATTATTATTTAGAAATACTTGTGTTATACTCTGtatctattttgttttattacATTGAGTGGTGAGTGTATACAGCCCTATATCCTTTGTGATTTCCTTTGGGTGGTGAAATTTCCGTATCCCATTGGATTTTACATAGGTGGTGAGCTTCTTGTGTGTGGGttcaatttcatgttttttttccACCCCCTTTTCTAGTATCAATTCTTGTCATGGATAAAAAGGTATATAGAATGATTTAGTGCCCATTTGGGATTTCTATAGAAGTAAATCCTTAGCTGTAGAGTTTTAGTAATAAAGAGCTATAATTGATaggttttttagtgtttggcAAATTACAATTATTAAGTTATTCACCAGTAGGGAAAAACTCCAAGTGGTTTCTTTTTGGTTGTGGAATTCAAACCTATTTACCTTATTCGATAACAAGAGAgtgagactttaccaattgaggtAACTAGAACCTAGTATTTCTTGATTATTCTTAAACAGTAGGCATCAGACTTGCAATATGTTTAATGGTATTTGGCTGTTGTGATAGACTAGTTGATTGATTTATATTGATGGAAAATGTTCAAACCCGTTTGACAATTAACTTCTTCCAGAAaagaaatatttcaaaattacattgaaataaattgagaaattcataagaaattgcaaaatattttcatatgggtgaaattttttgaaatatatctTAAGTTTCTTATGGTTTTAAACAAAAGGTCTTCctataattaataatatgatcacttttatcaaaataattccTACTCTTTATTGTCCTAGTCTATATCTTAAAtccaagtttcaatttttgttatattttcagTTCTTCCCCTCAACTCCCTCTGTTTTTTGCCCTTAGATCTGCAGTTATAATCTGAATAATGTTAGTGCCATATTTTACCAAACCAGTTAAATATTTCATTTCAGAGAGTTAGGTTATTGGATATGTTAATGTTTTCAAGTAATTGAATCTGCTATTCTGGCAGGTGGGGTTGTGTATCCGTGGTTTACTCCCCAGGGGTGGGTCCAAAAGGCCCTGCCTCTGTGAGGTTCTgcgtcataaaaaaaaaaaggtatttgacTCTACAATGATGTGGAAGATGTACTCATTGCATTTTTGGGCATATGAAATCATTATTTAAAAGGTTGTACTAAGTGCACAAGGCTACTGTTTTTGTGAGGTCTAGGAGAGGTGGTTGGTAGGCGGCCTTATCCGCAATTATTGGAGAGGCTGATTCCCATACTCAAACCCACCTGCATCCAGAAAAATGTCATCGCCTTATTTTCTCTTCATTGCTTATTGTGTTCTACCAGTCAATAAAATGTGGCACCTTCAATGTCATAGCTAGAACTATGAATACAGGGTGTGTCGTCATTTTTATGAGTTcaagtgtcaattttttttcatcttggTGGGTTTTATTTCTAGTGCAACAGTATTCTGATAGTGTCTCTTTAGCAGTTTTCTAAGAAATACCTAGAGGTCATCGTAGGTAGTAGTGACAGGTACTTTATTTTGCTCTTGATGAGTCTATGCTGATTTGTAAAAGAAAGTTACTAGTCATTCTGTAACATTATGTTCTCTTCCTCTGCCGGGGAGGTCTTATTTCCACTTGGTACTCTATCAAGCCCTATACCAGGAAAGATTGCTCTGAATCTTATGAACTTGGTGTTGGTTATTTCCTTTCTGCTTCATTATGTGATGTAATACTCTTTGTTTTCATTTAATTGATATTGATTAGCTTGATGCTTAAACAAGTCTAATATCTCACTGTATGGGAATCATCATTGAATACTTCTTGTTCTTGCAGGCCTTGGATTTATTACATCACTAATTTTCGTATTCTTTATTGGTATGTTTGCTTCATCATGGGTGGGTGCCACTGTTTTTTGGATTGGAGAATGGTTTATAAAAAGAATGCCCTTTGTTAAGCACATTTACTCGGCCTCCAAACAGATTAGTACTGCTATTTCTCCAGGTAATACAGTCATTTTTGGTCTAAAGATCCATTATTACCCTGAGTTTAATATCTTGTTGGAATTTAGAATCTATACACAATATATTATTAGGGTAATAACAGCCACAGGTTCAATGACTTACACATCCCAAATTACTATCATGATAGAGATTGTAAACTTTACTTTCTCAAGATTGCACTCAGAATTTAggtttttagttatttttcaatattttgttattttcccCCAGCCACTTTTTGAACAAGGACTTCCAGCCTAGGGAGTCCCGTAGGGGGAGTAGGGGTGGTGAAGGTTTATTGTGTCTGATCTTACTTTCATGTGTTACTTATGGTCTTAAGGCTTGTCCAAAAATACTAATTCTATGGGCTAAAAAGCCATATATATCGGATATAGATAAGTGTGTATGGGATGAGTGCTCCCACCCCTTCCCCACCCCATCACCCTCCCCCACCAAATATACCAACACCACTGTATACACAACGTTATCCACCACCACCTTCTCACTCTCCACCACATACACTGA is a genomic window of Quercus lobata isolate SW786 chromosome 2, ValleyOak3.0 Primary Assembly, whole genome shotgun sequence containing:
- the LOC115975533 gene encoding protein LIKE COV 2-like isoform X2; the encoded protein is MASTSTSTSTSCPLNDVVAANSPPNSPNSSSSTRKACYAVLQSWVSQKFITGCVVLFPVAVTFFITWWFIQFVDGFFSPTYARLGIDLFGLGFITSLIFVFFIGMFASSWVGATVFWIGEWFIKRMPFVKHIYSASKQISTAISPDQNTTAFKEVAIIRHPRVGEYAIGFITSSVVLQVAFPCSHITYKKETCKGPTSKYYLLQDMVSVAVGHGASDLLPDFLSIIN
- the LOC115975533 gene encoding protein LIKE COV 2-like isoform X1; its protein translation is MASTSTSTSTSCPLNDVVAANSPPNSPNSSSSTRKACYAVLQSWVSQKFITGCVVLFPVAVTFFITWWFIQFVDGFFSPTYARLGIDLFGLGFITSLIFVFFIGMFASSWVGATVFWIGEWFIKRMPFVKHIYSASKQISTAISPDQNTTAFKEVAIIRHPRVGEYAIGFITSSVVLQRDEGDVELCSVYVPTNHLYIGDVFLVNSEEIIRPNLSIRECIEIIISVGMTMPRVISPTVGIAPLSDDVHLDTII